The Thermotoga sp. Ku-13t DNA segment AGGTAATTATGACCTTGTTCGCTCCGGCGTACGAAAGTTTGTTGTAGGTTTTCTGATCTGACGCTCTCGCGATGATTTCCAGTGAGGGATTCAGCGACCTCGCTGTGAGAACAACAAAAGTGTTCTTCGTGTCATCCGGCAAGGTGATAATGGAGCGTTCGGGCTTTCTTAATACCGGCACTGATGAGTGTTTCTTCTTCCGTAGCGTCACCTACCACGTACGGAATTTCCTCGCCTGCTGCTGTGATGAGTAGCTCTATCGCCTCAGCTGAAGCATCGACCACCACAAAGGGTCTGTTGGCAGCTTTGATTTAGAAGACCGTGTGCCGGCCTGTTCTTCCCGCACCAACAACAATTATGTGATCTTTCATATTATCGATCATTCGTTTGATCCTCCTTTTCCTCACGTAATCTTGAAAGTGCCCCTCCACAACCAAGGAAGTCAGCGAGGTCAAAGCGTAGAGTACGATGGATATACCAGATGCGATCAATAGAGAAATCACCACCTTACTGGTTGTAGAGATCTCATCCGGAATGGAGTAACCGACTGTTGACACGGTGATCAGCGTAAAGAAAAAAGCTTCAAAAAGCGACCAGCCCTCCGTGTAATGCAGGGCGAAAGTGCCAAAGCCAATCACGAAACTGACGAGAACTAGGAGAATGAGCATCCTTTGTACGCGCATCTTCTCAAATTCAACCAGTTTCCTGTGAGCCACTCTCTATCCGCCTCACTTTAATATATTTATAACTCTCAACGGTGTTTCCTGAACATCATTTCCCCTTGATCTATAAAGGTCTCTGATGTATAATAATCGAGGCAACAGTGTGAGCCAGCGTAGCTCAGCAGGCAGAGCGGCGCACTCGTAATGCGCAGGTCGGGGGTTCGAATCCCTTCGCTGGCTCCACTTTTTATTTTGGGTGGTGCGAAGGATTTTCGATCCTCTCGAATTCAAGGTCCTCAGATTCATCCAGACGCACAGTTTGCTTTCCAAAGGTGAAAGTGTCCTCGTAGCGCTGTCTGGTGGGATCGATTCGGTCAGCCTCCTTCATGTGCTTTTGCATCTTCGCGATACGCTCGATCTGCGCGTCTATGCAGCCCATCTCAACCACATGCTCAGGACCACCGCGGACAGGGACGAAAATTTTGTGCGAGAACTCTGTAAGAGATTGGGCGTAGAACTGTACGTCGAAAGGATAGATGTGGCCAGATTCTGTAAGGAAAACAAACTCGGTGTTGAAGAAGGTGCGAGGAAGCTGCGGTACCAGTTCCTCGAAGATGCTAAGGAAAAGCTCAAATGCGATGTGATAGCGCTCGCTCACAATTTGAACGATCTTGTTGAAACCATGCTGCACAGGATCGTGCGTGGTACTGGACTCCTCGGTCTTGTCGCGATGAAGCCAAAGCTGGGAGACAAGATAAGGCCGTTCATTTACATTCCAAGGTCAGAGATAGAAGAATACGCGAACAGAAGGAATCTATCCTTCGTTGAGGACGAAACCAATTACGATCTCAGATACACCAGAAACTACATCCGGCATGTGGTGATTCCCACCCTCAAACGGATCAATCCATCGCTTGAGAACGCGTTGTTACAGCTGCACGTTTCGAGCTCGCTGTTGGAAGGACACGTTGAACGTTTGATTCGCAGAAAGAGAATGATCAAACTTGGCCACAGAACCATATTCTCATCGAAGGGTCTGGACGAATTCGAACTGGTAGAAGTGCTGAAAAGATGCATTCAGGAATTCGGTGTTCAGCTCGAATTCAGGCACGTTCAGCAGCTCCTCGGGCATGTGAACGATTCTTGCTGGAAGATCAAACTGGCTGAGGGCTTGTGGCTCGAAAAAGGTTTCGACCTTCTTTGTGTATACAGAGAGCGCAAAGTGGTTGAGCG contains these protein-coding regions:
- a CDS encoding NAD-binding protein, which produces MVVDASAEAIELLITAAGEEIPYVVGDATEEETLISAGIKKARTLHYHLAG
- a CDS encoding potassium channel family protein → MAHRKLVEFEKMRVQRMLILLVLVSFVIGFGTFALHYTEGWSLFEAFFFTLITVSTVGYSIPDEISTTSKVVISLLIASGISIVLYALTSLTSLVVEGHFQDYVRKRRIKRMIDNMKDHIIVVGAGRTGRHTVF
- the tilS gene encoding tRNA lysidine(34) synthetase TilS — translated: MRRIFDPLEFKVLRFIQTHSLLSKGESVLVALSGGIDSVSLLHVLLHLRDTLDLRVYAAHLNHMLRTTADRDENFVRELCKRLGVELYVERIDVARFCKENKLGVEEGARKLRYQFLEDAKEKLKCDVIALAHNLNDLVETMLHRIVRGTGLLGLVAMKPKLGDKIRPFIYIPRSEIEEYANRRNLSFVEDETNYDLRYTRNYIRHVVIPTLKRINPSLENALLQLHVSSSLLEGHVERLIRRKRMIKLGHRTIFSSKGLDEFELVEVLKRCIQEFGVQLEFRHVQQLLGHVNDSCWKIKLAEGLWLEKGFDLLCVYRERKVVERLTVEKPGLYDFNGWIFKLSDRIESDQYSFVAPPILLRIRRPGDRIGSKKLKDLMIDAHIPAFLRDEMPVVQVGDIILWVPYVYSGEKLNERLKNHDFLVLNLLEDPLRAILELGKEEG